The Oceanotoga teriensis genome includes the window TTAAAATCATTAATGAGAAACACATTTAGAGAATTTTATGATTTTAAAAATTTAAAAGAAATGAAGGAAAAAGAAGCAGAACTTTTTGGAGATTTGAATAAAGCTTCTCCAGTAAAGATAATTTTTAAAAAAACAGATATTAAACCTTTTAAAGAATATTTATTGCCTCATAAAATTACTGAAAAAGAAAAATCACTAATGAAATGTATAAAAGATAGAAGAAAATTTAATATAATTTTTGTTTCAAATGATTATGAAAAATTAATTTGTTATTTAATTATTTTAATTCAATCTTCTATATTAGGAGGATTAGGAAAAAGATCAAGAAAAGGAAATGGAACATTTAAAATTACAAAAATTAATGAAAAGAAAATAAATTATAAAAAAGATAATAATAATAATGATAATAATGAAAAGAAAATGGGGGAAGAAAAAACAATTGAAGAAGATATTATATGTTTTGAAATTGATAAATTTTTAAATATTTCATATGAATATTTGAAAAAATTTTTAAAAGAATTGGGACTTAACGAAGTAGAAGAAAAAAAATTAAATTGTTTATTATTAGAAAATTTTATAAATAATAAATTTAATATTAATGATTTAAAGGATTGTGAATGGGCAAAATTATATGAAGAAGATATAAAAAAGAAAGATGATTATAATTATATAAAAAATGTTTATATTATC containing:
- a CDS encoding RAMP superfamily CRISPR-associated protein; the encoded protein is LKSLMRNTFREFYDFKNLKEMKEKEAELFGDLNKASPVKIIFKKTDIKPFKEYLLPHKITEKEKSLMKCIKDRRKFNIIFVSNDYEKLICYLIILIQSSILGGLGKRSRKGNGTFKITKINEKKINYKKDNNNNDNNEKKMGEEKTIEEDIICFEIDKFLNISYEYLKKFLKELGLNEVEEKKLNCLLLENFINNKFNINDLKDCEWAKLYEEDIKKKDDYNYIKNVYIIELKEDTEYEKLLNNISKLTHERVSLKQGDDFLKKLMKNKKDIDIKKININVLGNYKSRNRFAAPVYVTFWENKDKKYMIIKELNYNYIFKKLGIVIPQQKEIHINYINNFIKCLKSIVSKRGRK